One part of the Maridesulfovibrio zosterae DSM 11974 genome encodes these proteins:
- a CDS encoding desulfoferrodoxin family protein, whose translation MTSRRNFIALSVAAAAATLMPVTNAAASKSLKFPSNIVYTKKDPGVWNKKVGSHLPQVEVKGDQVVVQTLHPMTEKHYIVRHTLVDKDGNVVGAKTFSNTDKKAISKFKLPADSKGKTFYATSFCNKHDFWVNKVKL comes from the coding sequence ATGACTTCCAGAAGAAACTTCATTGCATTATCAGTTGCAGCAGCGGCAGCAACACTCATGCCCGTAACGAATGCAGCGGCATCTAAGAGTCTTAAGTTCCCGTCAAACATTGTATATACCAAAAAGGACCCCGGTGTTTGGAATAAAAAAGTAGGATCCCACCTTCCACAGGTAGAGGTAAAAGGTGATCAGGTTGTAGTTCAGACTCTACACCCGATGACTGAAAAACATTATATCGTCCGCCATACCTTAGTTGATAAAGATGGTAATGTTGTGGGGGCTAAAACATTTTCCAATACTGATAAAAAAGCTATTTCTAAGTTCAAACTTCCTGCCGACAGTAAAGGAAAAACATTCTACGCCACCAGTTTCTGTAATAAACATGACTTCTGGGTTAATAAAGTTAAACTATAA
- a CDS encoding NAD-dependent epimerase/dehydratase family protein: MIKKTCLVTGCAGFIGSHLTQTLLDAGHMVVGVDNFFTGYAHNMEGFRDNPRFCFHEASITDDGLLERLKGENRELDVIFQLAAIVSVPYSVDHPELTMKVNYEANERIISSSQKLGISTFIFAGSAAEYGEEHRLPVREKYADEATQLSPYGVAKYKTSNLIEKCGYGCSLRFFNVFGPRQDPTSQYSGVISKFVDFGLSGKNMIIFGDGEQTRDFLYVSDVVTSYLIAAGLDNDGRGPLLGIYNVGTGNSISVLQLAETVAKLTSAPQNVEFMPERAGDIKHSLAHIGKISKAGFKAEISFEEGLSKTVEWARSEI; this comes from the coding sequence GTGATAAAAAAAACTTGTCTTGTAACTGGATGTGCCGGATTCATAGGTAGCCACCTGACTCAGACTTTACTTGATGCAGGGCATATGGTTGTAGGGGTAGATAATTTTTTTACCGGATATGCTCACAACATGGAGGGATTTAGGGATAATCCTCGGTTTTGTTTTCATGAAGCGTCCATCACTGATGATGGACTTCTTGAAAGGTTGAAGGGTGAGAACAGGGAGCTTGACGTAATTTTTCAATTAGCGGCAATAGTAAGTGTTCCATATTCTGTTGATCATCCTGAGCTAACCATGAAGGTTAATTATGAAGCCAATGAGCGGATTATTTCTTCTTCCCAGAAGCTTGGAATAAGTACATTCATATTTGCAGGATCAGCTGCTGAGTATGGAGAAGAGCATAGACTTCCGGTACGCGAGAAATATGCTGATGAAGCAACACAGCTCAGTCCGTACGGAGTTGCAAAGTATAAGACATCAAATCTGATAGAGAAATGTGGATATGGATGTTCCTTGCGATTTTTTAATGTTTTCGGACCACGTCAGGACCCGACCAGTCAGTACAGTGGTGTTATTTCAAAGTTCGTGGACTTCGGTCTTTCCGGCAAAAATATGATTATATTTGGTGATGGTGAACAGACTAGAGATTTTTTATATGTTTCGGATGTTGTTACATCATATCTTATTGCAGCAGGGTTAGATAACGATGGTCGAGGACCGTTGCTGGGAATATATAATGTGGGTACAGGAAACAGTATTTCAGTTTTGCAATTAGCTGAAACAGTCGCAAAATTAACTTCTGCTCCGCAGAATGTAGAATTCATGCCGGAACGTGCCGGAGATATTAAGCATTCCCTTGCTCATATTGGAAAAATATCAAAAGCTGGATTCAAAGCAGAAATTTCTTTTGAAGAAGGTCTTTCAAAAACTGTTGAATGGGCCAGATCTGAGATTTAA
- a CDS encoding HDOD domain-containing protein yields MKEVDGTKTLNPEIKDAAISYVKKLFSKSDNTELTRALKKESFKRIYMKMVLDPDEFQPKPRPADIEPWHGKKPSGPRDFLKSKVILPSLPQVLLQIQQVLNNPDSSADDLADVISKDPKLVAAILRLANSALFSFRTEVDTPSRAVALLGFKQAGSLAMGTVSLSLFKRSKSSSILQVEKFWKHSIACGVIAQELAKIANLGDSERYFVGGMLHDIGLYVIFESNKGLALELMELAKEHDESLYGAEHELLGFNHAILGGVIIKDWNFPHSLVVAAAGHHNPEKAKNDPDAGVVHIADFICRAIGYDLGISHILGHIEPAAWDIIGISGDEFIEKMPEIQSIIDNIFEILNPQ; encoded by the coding sequence ATGAAAGAAGTAGATGGCACTAAGACTCTGAATCCGGAAATTAAAGATGCTGCTATTAGTTATGTCAAAAAACTTTTCAGCAAATCTGATAATACTGAGTTGACCAGGGCCTTGAAGAAGGAATCATTTAAAAGAATATATATGAAGATGGTTCTTGATCCTGATGAATTTCAGCCAAAACCACGCCCAGCCGATATCGAGCCATGGCATGGAAAAAAGCCGAGTGGGCCTCGTGACTTCTTAAAATCTAAAGTTATTCTTCCATCCTTGCCACAAGTCCTGCTTCAGATTCAGCAGGTACTGAATAATCCTGATAGTTCAGCCGATGATCTTGCTGATGTTATCAGTAAAGACCCAAAGCTGGTTGCAGCTATTCTGCGTCTTGCCAACAGTGCTCTGTTCAGCTTTCGTACTGAGGTAGATACTCCTTCCAGAGCGGTTGCTTTACTTGGATTTAAACAAGCTGGATCACTTGCTATGGGGACTGTATCTCTGAGTCTTTTTAAGCGTTCCAAAAGTTCTTCTATTTTGCAGGTTGAGAAATTCTGGAAACACTCAATTGCGTGCGGAGTTATTGCGCAGGAACTGGCAAAGATTGCTAATCTTGGAGATTCTGAGCGTTATTTTGTCGGAGGAATGCTCCACGATATCGGATTATATGTTATTTTTGAAAGCAACAAAGGGCTGGCATTAGAGCTTATGGAATTAGCAAAAGAGCATGATGAAAGTCTGTACGGAGCTGAACATGAATTACTCGGATTTAATCATGCAATACTTGGTGGTGTAATTATCAAAGATTGGAATTTCCCTCACTCACTTGTAGTTGCAGCTGCCGGGCATCATAATCCTGAAAAAGCTAAGAATGACCCCGATGCCGGTGTAGTGCACATTGCTGATTTTATATGCAGGGCTATTGGATATGATTTAGGCATTTCGCATATTCTTGGTCACATAGAGCCTGCTGCATGGGATATAATAGGTATTTCAGGTGATGAATTTATTGAGAAAATGCCTGAAATCCAGAGTATTATTGATAATATTTTTGAAATCTTGAATCCACAATAG
- a CDS encoding universal stress protein encodes MKHILLATHGTPGAQKAEKLAAQWAETFGARITVLSIINEAWGDMTCDDWLNTSDTRNKFGSYVAGEIAKEIGTVWERLKKELDGLEVNFISRGGKLEESLAKTASELKADMVIMGAWQKQQAPGFRDRFENKKLHPYMPCPMVVAP; translated from the coding sequence ATGAAACACATACTTCTCGCCACCCACGGAACTCCGGGTGCCCAAAAAGCTGAAAAACTGGCTGCTCAATGGGCGGAAACATTCGGAGCAAGAATAACAGTTCTTTCAATTATCAATGAGGCATGGGGCGATATGACCTGTGATGACTGGCTCAACACCTCCGACACCAGAAATAAATTCGGTTCCTACGTTGCAGGGGAGATTGCCAAAGAAATCGGAACAGTGTGGGAAAGGTTAAAAAAGGAGCTCGACGGATTGGAAGTAAATTTCATCAGTCGTGGTGGCAAGCTTGAAGAGTCGCTTGCCAAAACGGCATCAGAACTGAAAGCAGATATGGTCATAATGGGAGCTTGGCAAAAACAGCAGGCTCCGGGCTTTCGAGACCGTTTTGAAAACAAAAAACTGCACCCTTATATGCCATGTCCCATGGTGGTGGCCCCATGA
- the pelF gene encoding GT4 family glycosyltransferase PelF, whose protein sequence is MSNSQKAEKEYDVCLLLEGTYPFVAGGVSSWIHNLIKGMPELTFTSVCILASSKEKAEYRYDVPDNFLDPQVVYLHDPIEIKRKLFGGISKKNIEKMRLFHSAMDNNNLNMMKEMVELFRDNKFPISELMHGREAWDLLVERYNPEENKDSFIDYFWTFRFTHLPIFKMLQLNLPKARVYHTISTGYAGLLGVIARVMTGRPLLLTEHGIYVKERKIEISQAEWVYRKEDKRMRIDSKLGAFQTFWISMFEQLGKLCYDYSSAIYTLYEGNRQLEILEGADPNKIRIIPNGISLDNFLGLRDEHHDYLGQTEFAIGFVGRVVPIKDVKTFLRAIKIVAAKVEGLKVYIMGPTEEDEEYYEECVNLVKLLHLDNIIEFTGKVKVTDYLPNLDLIVLTSISEAQPLVIMEANCAGVPAVASDVGSCRELLEGRTVADQTLGPSGIVTKVADPLSTGEAILKILTSPILRQKMSRAGIERVKTFYKESDLNKTYLKIYKDYAAMDDLE, encoded by the coding sequence ATGAGCAATAGTCAAAAGGCAGAGAAGGAATATGATGTATGCTTACTCCTTGAAGGAACATATCCTTTTGTAGCTGGTGGAGTATCCAGCTGGATTCATAATTTGATTAAAGGAATGCCTGAGCTGACTTTTACTTCAGTCTGCATTCTGGCTTCATCAAAAGAGAAAGCTGAGTATCGTTACGATGTCCCTGATAATTTTTTAGATCCTCAGGTTGTTTATCTTCATGATCCGATTGAAATTAAACGTAAACTATTTGGTGGTATTTCAAAAAAAAACATTGAAAAAATGCGTCTTTTTCACTCTGCCATGGATAATAACAATTTGAATATGATGAAAGAAATGGTGGAATTATTCAGGGATAACAAATTTCCTATTTCCGAACTTATGCACGGTAGAGAAGCATGGGATTTACTTGTTGAGAGGTATAATCCTGAAGAGAATAAAGATTCTTTTATTGATTATTTCTGGACTTTCAGGTTTACACATTTGCCAATATTCAAGATGTTGCAGCTTAATTTGCCCAAGGCTCGAGTTTATCACACAATTTCAACAGGCTATGCTGGACTGCTAGGAGTCATTGCACGGGTTATGACTGGGCGTCCTTTATTGCTTACTGAACACGGAATTTATGTGAAAGAGCGCAAAATTGAAATTTCTCAGGCAGAGTGGGTTTATCGTAAAGAAGATAAACGTATGCGTATTGATAGTAAGCTGGGAGCATTTCAGACATTTTGGATCAGTATGTTTGAGCAGCTTGGTAAACTTTGCTATGATTATTCATCTGCTATTTATACCCTTTATGAAGGGAACAGGCAGCTTGAAATTCTTGAGGGAGCAGATCCAAACAAGATTAGAATTATTCCAAACGGTATCAGTCTGGACAATTTTCTTGGGCTTAGGGATGAGCACCATGATTACTTGGGGCAGACAGAGTTTGCCATAGGATTTGTTGGGCGCGTTGTGCCTATTAAAGATGTTAAAACCTTCTTGCGGGCTATTAAAATTGTAGCTGCTAAAGTTGAAGGTCTTAAAGTTTATATTATGGGGCCTACAGAAGAAGATGAAGAGTATTATGAAGAATGCGTAAATCTTGTTAAGCTCTTGCATTTGGATAATATTATTGAGTTTACAGGTAAAGTGAAGGTAACAGATTATCTTCCTAATCTTGATCTCATAGTGCTGACCAGTATCAGTGAAGCACAGCCTTTAGTTATTATGGAAGCGAATTGCGCCGGAGTTCCGGCAGTTGCTTCAGATGTAGGGTCCTGCCGGGAACTTTTGGAAGGACGCACTGTAGCCGACCAGACTTTAGGACCATCAGGCATTGTAACTAAAGTAGCTGATCCTTTAAGTACCGGAGAGGCTATCTTGAAGATTTTGACAAGCCCAATTTTACGTCAGAAAATGTCACGAGCAGGAATTGAGAGGGTTAAAACTTTTTATAAAGAGTCTGACCTGAACAAAACCTATCTGAAGATTTATAAAGATTACGCAGCAATGGATGATCTGGAGTAA
- a CDS encoding HEAT repeat domain-containing protein — MYFLRSRVIRTARLKFAGAFIAAYLLEGAAFMIYLNRDGFPYSIYAILGAHILSGLSFILLTTSKRGVLSGVGYYYPRIATLFSIFMPVIGLLGISLTLLMSRIFMTSHGLAEDYKEKAYEGGVTDFEMPSDVTEFLYDEVDIHPIADILAGDDMGMKRGAVNLLRRIGSAEAVKLLRKSLSDENAEVRFYAHTALTRLEEDYAETLEKARFKVERYDSAQTHAELASTCRIYAQSGLPEINMREQSMDEACTHWKIATEKDPDNMNFRLRLAEVYTENSHFLKALKIYKDMVHFPDFEMESHLGICRVFFEMGNYTALFQEIEKMKSKPEIDSSDPFKKQIFNFWIADNSQQVSMHEYFSADEGSI; from the coding sequence GTGTACTTTTTGCGGAGTAGGGTAATCAGAACAGCCAGGCTTAAATTTGCCGGAGCTTTTATTGCAGCCTATTTATTGGAAGGCGCAGCTTTTATGATTTATCTGAATCGTGATGGGTTCCCATATTCTATTTATGCTATTCTAGGCGCGCATATTTTATCAGGTTTATCCTTTATACTTTTAACTACTTCAAAGCGAGGAGTACTGTCCGGAGTAGGATATTATTACCCTCGTATTGCGACGCTTTTTAGTATTTTTATGCCAGTCATAGGTCTTTTAGGAATTTCACTTACCCTGCTCATGTCACGTATATTTATGACGAGTCATGGTCTTGCTGAGGATTATAAGGAAAAAGCATATGAAGGTGGTGTTACTGATTTTGAAATGCCTTCTGATGTAACGGAATTTTTATATGATGAAGTTGATATTCACCCTATTGCGGATATTCTTGCCGGAGATGATATGGGGATGAAAAGGGGAGCGGTTAATCTCTTGAGGCGCATTGGCTCTGCTGAGGCGGTTAAGCTTCTTCGTAAATCTCTTTCCGATGAGAATGCTGAGGTCCGTTTTTATGCTCATACTGCACTCACACGGCTTGAGGAAGATTATGCTGAAACTTTAGAAAAAGCCCGTTTTAAAGTTGAACGATATGACAGTGCTCAGACTCATGCAGAGCTTGCTTCAACTTGTAGAATTTATGCTCAAAGTGGACTACCTGAAATAAATATGCGGGAACAGTCAATGGATGAAGCATGTACGCATTGGAAAATCGCCACTGAAAAAGATCCTGATAATATGAACTTTCGCCTTCGTCTTGCTGAGGTGTATACTGAAAACAGTCATTTTTTGAAGGCTCTAAAAATTTATAAGGATATGGTTCATTTTCCTGATTTTGAAATGGAGTCTCATCTTGGTATTTGCAGAGTTTTTTTTGAAATGGGTAATTATACAGCTTTGTTTCAGGAAATTGAAAAAATGAAATCTAAACCTGAAATAGACTCATCTGATCCGTTTAAGAAACAGATTTTCAATTTCTGGATTGCTGACAATTCACAGCAAGTAAGCATGCATGAATATTTTTCTGCTGATGAGGGGAGCATATGA
- a CDS encoding ATP-binding protein, with the protein MNFLKKWWLTICFITLTFIFMTIIIIPISITSRNALTGLAHEIMVNISSYTLDKSENYLRPAEKAAELTRFLADSNIVSSEDPQSMINYFYQQITLYGQFTSIYYGNIKGEFYMASKSNAKVENGFYTKQIQFADGKRECTLSWLTPDQKIIESKVDAKDSYDPRARPWFIDAIEKNTVIWTAPYLFFTGKKPGITTASPVYDKHGVIQGVVGVDISLEELSIFLSKLTIGQNGKAFIVNSSGDVVAFPDLDELKKTVQNSNKIRLSKISELNDSISRLAFESLRLPPEELPTTPVFTTFVHNDKRYSTMFTPFNDHKWPWIIGIYIPEDDYLGNIKESRDISIFIALIAVFLTGAVGWTVARKIEKSKKDAIAANNSKSQFLAVMSHEIRTPMNVILGATDLLKNSSPNKNQASYIKLLANAGEGLLNLLNDILDMSKVEAGLVELENISFAPKEVLRQAFNVFSIAAKNKRIKLELDINQNFPDRAIGDPLRLKQVLLNLIGNAVKFTSDGGVYVKAKSAQNHQENHIELIFTVEDTGPGIAESQQNAIFESFTQADKSVTRIHEGTGLGLSISKNLSKMMGGDILVKSSLGEGSIFTFTATVKKDNFILTDGNQLYAENQSCHSKKVLIIEDNKSNLILFEHYLQDSNHTVYSAINGEEGLKIFYELKPDIVFMDIEMPVMDGYETTREIRSWEIENGLDRTTIIALTAHAIKGTEKAVKKAGCSGYMTKPVSKAQLLEKIEHTIIETDLPS; encoded by the coding sequence ATGAATTTTTTAAAGAAATGGTGGCTTACCATCTGCTTCATAACACTTACCTTTATATTCATGACCATCATTATAATTCCGATCTCGATAACATCACGAAATGCTCTAACCGGACTGGCCCACGAGATCATGGTTAATATTTCCTCATATACACTCGATAAATCAGAAAATTATCTACGGCCTGCTGAGAAAGCTGCTGAGTTAACCCGGTTCCTTGCCGACAGCAATATAGTGAGCAGTGAAGACCCACAATCCATGATCAATTATTTTTACCAGCAAATAACTTTATATGGTCAATTTACAAGTATTTACTATGGAAATATCAAAGGCGAATTTTACATGGCATCAAAGTCAAATGCCAAAGTTGAAAACGGTTTTTATACTAAACAAATACAATTTGCTGACGGCAAAAGAGAATGTACACTTTCATGGCTTACTCCGGATCAGAAAATTATCGAATCCAAAGTGGATGCGAAAGACAGCTATGATCCACGTGCTCGGCCTTGGTTTATAGATGCTATTGAAAAAAACACCGTCATCTGGACTGCCCCATATCTTTTTTTTACCGGCAAAAAACCGGGAATAACAACTGCCAGCCCTGTATATGATAAACACGGAGTTATTCAAGGAGTAGTTGGGGTCGATATAAGCCTTGAAGAGCTCTCCATCTTTTTAAGCAAACTGACCATAGGTCAAAATGGTAAAGCATTTATAGTCAACAGCAGTGGAGATGTTGTCGCGTTTCCAGATCTTGATGAATTAAAAAAGACTGTTCAAAACAGTAATAAAATCAGGTTAAGTAAAATTAGTGAATTAAATGATTCAATCAGCCGACTTGCATTTGAGAGTCTTAGGCTGCCTCCCGAAGAACTGCCTACAACCCCGGTTTTCACAACTTTTGTTCATAACGACAAACGATACAGTACTATGTTTACGCCATTTAATGACCATAAGTGGCCATGGATTATCGGTATATATATCCCTGAAGATGACTATCTAGGAAACATAAAAGAATCGCGTGACATAAGTATTTTCATTGCCCTGATTGCAGTATTTCTAACTGGAGCAGTTGGATGGACTGTTGCCCGTAAAATCGAAAAATCCAAAAAGGACGCAATTGCAGCCAACAATTCAAAGAGCCAGTTTCTAGCAGTTATGAGTCATGAAATTCGTACCCCGATGAATGTAATTCTCGGAGCCACAGACCTGCTTAAAAACTCTTCTCCAAACAAAAATCAGGCCAGCTATATAAAATTACTGGCCAATGCCGGCGAAGGTCTGCTTAATCTCCTTAATGATATTCTGGACATGTCCAAAGTTGAGGCAGGTCTTGTGGAACTTGAAAATATCAGCTTTGCCCCGAAAGAGGTGCTAAGACAGGCTTTCAATGTTTTCAGCATAGCAGCTAAAAACAAAAGAATTAAACTGGAACTGGACATTAACCAGAACTTTCCGGACAGAGCTATTGGCGATCCACTACGGTTGAAGCAGGTATTACTTAATCTAATAGGAAATGCTGTTAAATTTACCTCAGACGGCGGCGTGTACGTAAAAGCAAAATCAGCTCAAAATCATCAAGAAAATCATATTGAACTTATTTTTACCGTCGAAGATACAGGACCGGGGATTGCTGAAAGCCAGCAGAATGCAATATTTGAAAGTTTTACTCAGGCTGACAAGTCAGTAACCCGTATACATGAAGGAACTGGACTAGGACTATCCATAAGCAAAAATCTTAGTAAAATGATGGGCGGCGACATACTAGTGAAAAGCAGCTTGGGCGAAGGAAGCATTTTTACTTTCACCGCTACAGTTAAAAAAGATAATTTCATTCTGACTGACGGCAATCAACTGTATGCTGAAAATCAAAGTTGTCATTCAAAAAAAGTACTCATAATTGAAGACAATAAAAGTAATCTAATTCTTTTCGAGCACTATTTGCAGGATTCTAATCATACTGTATACTCCGCTATAAATGGTGAAGAAGGATTAAAAATATTTTATGAACTGAAGCCTGATATTGTATTTATGGATATTGAAATGCCTGTCATGGACGGTTACGAAACTACGAGAGAAATACGTAGCTGGGAAATAGAAAATGGATTGGATAGAACGACTATCATAGCTCTGACAGCACATGCAATAAAAGGTACTGAAAAAGCTGTAAAGAAAGCTGGATGTTCTGGATATATGACTAAACCAGTCAGTAAGGCACAACTTTTAGAGAAAATTGAACATACCATCATTGAAACAGATCTGCCCTCTTAA
- the pelG gene encoding exopolysaccharide Pel transporter PelG, whose translation MAGIGFELRRMLLKDSYLAEMSAYLYAAMVSSGPWLMSVLCLAVLGLYSYSGFSQFDQDIFRTTIVYVYAFTLIYVGYIQLVVTRYLADKFYMKEEKITLTAFFTSSVIVLVAGTIIGAGGIYFFELSITYKIIAVVLFLIVAMIWLAMIFLSAVKDFRSIVQAFAVGTSVSVGGAFFFYPLMGLDGYLLGYTIGQAVIFFWLLARLLAEFPAVKVWDSSMLTYFIKYWELALIGMLYNLAIWVDKIMFWFAPDSRMIVPYLRTHDMYEGPIFFAYLTIVPTLAIFLVKIETKFYEHYHNYFAKIVSKKDLLSILEEKKGMVRMLRESLREVLIVQGSLTLLCLFMASDFIDIVGLSPLQRPLLQIALVGSLMQVMLSVAVIILFYFDLRKEVLAVTLVFLLSNAGLTYLTMQLGFTFYGFGYCYSCLISLMFAYYLVSKSVRDLEYLTFSSQSVA comes from the coding sequence ATGGCCGGAATTGGATTTGAACTGAGAAGGATGTTGCTTAAAGACAGTTATCTGGCAGAGATGTCAGCATATCTTTATGCTGCTATGGTTTCATCAGGACCGTGGTTGATGAGTGTACTGTGTCTTGCTGTTTTGGGACTATATTCTTATTCTGGATTTTCTCAGTTTGATCAGGATATTTTTAGAACGACAATTGTATATGTATATGCCTTTACGCTGATATACGTTGGCTATATCCAGTTGGTAGTGACTCGCTATCTGGCTGATAAATTTTATATGAAAGAGGAAAAGATAACTCTTACGGCTTTTTTTACCAGCTCTGTTATCGTTCTGGTGGCTGGAACAATTATCGGGGCAGGTGGTATTTATTTTTTTGAATTATCAATTACATACAAAATTATTGCAGTGGTCCTTTTTCTGATTGTAGCTATGATTTGGCTGGCTATGATTTTTCTGTCAGCAGTTAAAGATTTCAGATCAATTGTTCAGGCTTTTGCAGTAGGGACTTCAGTTAGTGTCGGCGGAGCCTTTTTTTTCTATCCTTTGATGGGGCTAGACGGTTATTTACTTGGTTACACTATAGGGCAGGCTGTTATTTTCTTCTGGCTGCTGGCAAGGCTTTTAGCTGAATTTCCTGCTGTTAAAGTCTGGGATTCAAGTATGTTGACTTATTTTATAAAATACTGGGAACTTGCGTTAATAGGTATGCTGTACAACCTTGCTATCTGGGTTGATAAGATAATGTTCTGGTTTGCACCTGACTCAAGGATGATTGTTCCATACCTGCGCACTCATGATATGTATGAAGGTCCTATCTTTTTTGCTTATCTGACAATTGTGCCAACTTTAGCTATTTTTCTGGTGAAGATAGAGACAAAATTCTATGAGCATTATCATAACTATTTTGCTAAGATAGTATCCAAAAAAGATCTTTTAAGTATCTTAGAAGAAAAAAAGGGCATGGTAAGAATGCTCAGGGAAAGCCTGCGTGAAGTCCTTATCGTACAAGGATCACTTACTTTGTTATGTTTGTTTATGGCTTCAGATTTTATCGATATTGTGGGACTTTCTCCTCTGCAGCGTCCTTTGCTGCAGATAGCACTTGTGGGATCGCTTATGCAGGTAATGTTATCGGTGGCTGTGATCATACTTTTTTATTTCGATTTGCGTAAGGAAGTCCTTGCTGTCACTTTAGTTTTTTTGCTTAGTAATGCTGGATTGACTTACCTTACTATGCAACTGGGCTTTACTTTTTATGGTTTCGGGTATTGCTATTCCTGTTTGATTTCACTGATGTTTGCTTATTATTTAGTGTCCAAAAGTGTCCGTGATTTAGAATACTTAACTTTTTCAAGCCAGTCTGTGGCCTAG
- a CDS encoding MBL fold metallo-hydrolase produces the protein MYFKQLTTEGLGCYSYAIGCPAAGEMIIVDPKRDVQEYLDISREEGMKIIKVINTHVHADHVGGEQELRSITGAELMIHENAKVGYEHTPISEGDSFTVGSAKLDFIYTPGHTPNAISILITDMMRGDEPWMILTGDLLFVGDIGRPDLPGNEILDEQVENLYNSLYVKFAQLPDYLEVYPAHGQGSLCGKGMSAKPSTTLGYERRHNPMLQFNTFAAFKEKVLESFPSRPKSFTHIIKTNFEGAPLLERCPLDRAMNPEKFKQMIESGCTVIDVRDAAGFGGFHIPGSINIGLEKQLANWVGMAVEPDADLLLVVNSKENYDRMCLELHRIGYDKIFGYLQGGISAWLMAGYKVESLAQKSAQDLHQAIKEGKEFTLLDVRTPAEWDNGHVKSAVHKPFAKALDEGINVDKDHPILVMCGSGYRSNIVGSALQNNGYTQVCSLAGGAIAWARSGFELV, from the coding sequence ATGTATTTCAAACAACTGACAACTGAAGGTTTAGGATGTTATTCATATGCTATCGGCTGCCCGGCAGCAGGAGAAATGATAATTGTTGATCCCAAGAGAGACGTTCAGGAGTATCTGGATATCTCTCGCGAGGAAGGGATGAAGATAATCAAGGTTATCAATACCCATGTTCACGCCGACCACGTTGGTGGTGAACAGGAGCTCAGATCAATTACCGGCGCTGAACTCATGATCCACGAAAATGCTAAAGTCGGCTATGAACACACACCTATATCGGAAGGAGATTCTTTCACTGTAGGCAGTGCAAAACTGGATTTCATATACACCCCCGGACACACACCCAATGCCATATCTATTCTTATCACCGATATGATGCGCGGAGATGAACCTTGGATGATACTTACAGGTGATCTTCTCTTTGTTGGAGATATCGGTCGACCGGATCTTCCCGGCAATGAAATTCTCGATGAGCAGGTAGAAAATCTTTACAACAGCCTGTATGTTAAATTTGCTCAACTTCCTGACTATCTTGAAGTATACCCTGCTCATGGTCAGGGATCGCTTTGCGGAAAGGGTATGAGTGCGAAGCCAAGCACAACTCTTGGATATGAAAGACGCCACAACCCGATGTTGCAATTCAATACTTTTGCAGCGTTCAAAGAAAAAGTTTTGGAATCATTCCCCAGCCGGCCTAAATCTTTTACTCATATTATCAAAACCAATTTTGAAGGTGCCCCGCTGCTTGAGCGATGTCCTCTTGATCGGGCTATGAATCCTGAAAAATTCAAACAGATGATTGAGAGCGGCTGTACAGTTATTGACGTACGTGATGCTGCAGGATTCGGAGGTTTCCATATTCCTGGCAGCATTAATATAGGTCTTGAAAAACAGCTCGCGAACTGGGTAGGCATGGCAGTTGAACCAGATGCGGATCTGCTTCTGGTCGTCAACTCCAAAGAAAACTATGACCGCATGTGTCTTGAACTGCACCGAATAGGGTATGATAAAATATTCGGTTATCTCCAAGGAGGAATCAGTGCATGGCTTATGGCCGGTTATAAAGTGGAAAGTCTGGCCCAAAAATCAGCGCAAGATCTGCATCAAGCTATAAAAGAGGGGAAAGAATTTACTCTGCTTGATGTTCGAACTCCGGCTGAATGGGATAATGGACACGTAAAAAGTGCTGTTCATAAGCCATTTGCCAAAGCCCTTGATGAAGGAATCAATGTGGACAAGGATCATCCCATCCTTGTTATGTGCGGATCAGGTTACCGCTCCAATATAGTAGGAAGTGCCTTGCAAAATAATGGCTATACACAGGTATGCTCTCTTGCTGGAGGTGCTATAGCATGGGCTAGATCAGGATTTGAACTGGTTTAA